The genomic segment AAAaagttttatgtaaatttgttGGAAATAGAACTGATCTTTagaaaatgtttgaaaactCACTTTGTAGGCTATTTTACCTCTTTTTGACAGTTATTATACAAGAAAAGTGACAAAATAATACACGAGAAgagtttaattaaaacaagaaGCAAGTCGGGGCAAAGCCACAAATACAAGAGCTCCCATTGAAGAAGTTGTGTGTTACTCAATTTTACAGCAGAAATATTTCAGTTGGTGTAGCGCAAAACTAACTATCTTTACTTTATGCTATGTGGAAGAGAAACCTTATGCTTATATATTCAGTAGTGAATTACTACGGTAAATTTGTGATATAAAGGGTAGTTATATTTTACAGGCATATACAAAAATTATTGACTGATAGGTGGATTTTGATAGATACGGTACTCATATTTTGGATTATCGAAGCAGTCTTGCACAATGTAATATCAGCACACCCAAATCACATGCGGTCATGCCATTGGCGGAAATTTCAGTGAAGGAAATATATTGAGatataaacaaataaatctgcataaaacaataaaaggtTGAATTTCATAAAGTCATTTTACAATTTCGATTTTGTTATGACGTCAGTTCTCGATGAATCTTAAGGGTTTGTTTTATTCTATTCAGTGGTTTTCCCCCCATTCAATATACCTGCCAGATAATTAATCACAAAATGTTCTTTTCAAAATCCCAAAACATTTTAGGCCTAGATAATTACGGTAATTACCTTgtgtaattttcaaatgaaaatccTCCTTCCGGACGTGTGAGGCACTTGACTGTTGCCATATTTGTACTGGTAATTTCTATTAATTAAGCTAGTGGGGCTAAATAATGAAGATACATAATTAAGAATACGATAAAAATAACAGGCATGATTATTCGGCGGCACATAATCGCCACCAAGTGGATTAATAAAGCCCAACCGGCAACCAATGTTGCGTAATTACCACCAGAGGTGGCACAACCGATGttagcaaataaaataaaatttactatcGTCTTTTCCATATCATACCCTCATGACGTTTAATGCATAGAAATTCGACAAATTACATCGACCGGTTGTGCTTTTTTTTATCCATGTCATGAATATTCAGTGTTTAGCACACTGGCATAACTACAGTTCAATACAagtcaaagtcaaaattttggGAATTTTAATCAAAACAGAATAAAGTTAGCCAATGTTgtgttaaatttaattttacaatCCCAGGGTTTCATGTTTAGAAAGATCAATATTCCAGGATTGTATCTTGCaatttattacaatttcaaatattcctaaaagaattttttaaagcaaaatcgaaattttttgacaaaaattcAGAATAAAGTGTCAAGAGCTAATGAAACTGTATAGAGTTACAGCAAAGAACAAGAGCGTAGCAAGCCCAAGATTTGGGGGGGAGCAATATTTTTCGCATAAAGACATAATACAACACTCACTTGTGCCTTTTGCTTCGAACAAGGCAAGATAAAAGCAGGCACTGATATTTAACATTATCTCTACAGACTTGCTTAGCTGTCAAAATTATCCAAGGTATACAAAGCAAGCCAGGAAGAGTCGGTTTTCAGTTAATCGTTCGAGAATAGCGTAAAATGATGTTGGAAAAGGCGTAATAATTTTGTCTCAAAAAattgtgtttaaaaaaaaagaaatgctaAAAATTCTTGGATGGGGGCCATGGTTCTCAGCCACCCGGCTACGCTTATGGTTTGGGTTATAAGGGGATTTGCAGCACAAATCTCTAGCTTTCCATACCAAAATAGTCATACAAGACCTAACCAATAGGCCATCATAGATATGCATGAAGATTTAACAACCATTACGTAGAAATAACATAATCgaaatacaaaacatttttgatattattgCACTCAGGTATATATCACAACTAAGCGTCTCAGCGTTTTTGTCTCTCAGAATGAATATGGCAAATTATATTCTGGAATGCTAATACGAAATATAGAGCATTTTTACAACAGTGGgaaaaatttcttgaattttcagaaactgtttttcattcaaattaacATGAATCATTGTACTTATAGATTATAATAAACAGTAcactaaaaaaatttattctcagAACATATTTTCTGATATACATTACTTATTTCATATAAAAGAACGTGGCAATCATTGCTTTTAAGTACATTTTAAATGTCGTTTTACACTGATTATATTctcaatataatattaaaataataaaaaatcaatttgGCAACTTATTCAGAATTAATAAAGCCTGAACAATATTCTGATGACTAATTGCTGCTGACTGAAAATAATGAATACATTTCGGCTATGAGTAATGTTTTCCGAAGCCGATAAAAATGAGTAATCAAGACAGTTTATGATGTAACAATCACTTCAAACCTCCTTGTGCTCGTACCCATTCATCcgttaaattttctttttcatcaaGACTCAGCATTTTTCCAGCTCCGCTGAGGTTATATAACTCGTCTCTGCATCCGGCATAACGCATAACCTGTTCTGGTTTACAGCCAGTAGGTTTGAAGTAAATGAAATAAAGTGGGTACATCACGCGACCATCAGACGTTTCATGCACGTAGCTATAAATTATATAGCGAGGCTGTCGCTCAGGTAATTCCTCCATCAGTTCTTCAGTTGTGATGTCATCAAGTTCATCTTCAATTTCCACAGTTTCTTCAGACATATTTACTTTCAAAATTATTGCACGTGCGTTCTTGCTTTTGctaaatttaaaatcttttaaacGTTTTCCAACATCTTCTTGAATTGAGCACATATTCTCAGTTTGTAAGCCTTGTGACGCcataatcttttttatttgtttaattacAATACTAAAAGCTGTTGAAATTGAGGTACATATTACTGAATGCAGTACGGCACACTTTACAGATCGAGAAACATTGTCTCGTTTTAGAGAATCCAATTTTGCCAATGAACAAACACCCCGCCCTTGGGAGACATCTGGACATGGTTGACCCTCActattgatgaaaataaagtaaaatgaagttgcgcaaaatactacaaagaagcgcaatctaaaaacgccatcattgaattccttggaAAAGAATAATCTGATTACCAaaggaaaatattttctatCTGGCATTTGTTTTGAACGAAAACGGCAATTTGGTCATGTGACAGGTCATGTGTAATTTCGATGATTATAGAGACAAGCATGGCCtgtcgtctggttaccagtctgTGTCGTGTGTGGGATTAGATaccaaataattaatttcagaTGCCTTGACACCTTGACTTGATAGTGGCAGTAGTGGAGAATatccagtctggatttcatggcctttttgaacgagaaatcgggcgtgcaatcaaaaattcccgcgtgcagataagaattcctggcgtgcaattataagTCACGACTGCAAGACAACTGCgcccgcgtgcaactgactttgacattagatacctctcaatacatccgcgtaaaattactgGTATCGCATAAAAAATACGATGAATCAGAccaaaaattgctgtttgacctttgaccccaaacattatttctacaatTTGTCGatgattttgagagtgtttgtgcgacttcagataccggtactgttcagtacattcgtgtaaaattattgcatgaaaaatacgctgaatcagagccgtacctGACCAGCGTTGGTGCAaaggcgatcttttcgtccataactattctcacagGATTCCTaccattcaacacgatatggtcttttttgcttcgcaattttTCGATtagaccaaatcttgcaagctagtatttgtcgacaattgtggagttataatattttggcatcttcatattactggattattgattttaaagccatttaaaccgatttacattggtgagcaattgcaaattgtccgcgtgcaaaattgaattcgctcgcgagcatttttgcggagcgctagcgctcTCGTGCGTGCACCTGctatggaatccagtctgggaGAATATGGTACTAGTTGAGTTTATAATGGACTATTTGAACAACGTTACCATGGCCCAACCGTCTACATGCGGCCTCTGGGCTGTACATAATTAGTCagtcaaaattatattataagtataagtataagtataagtatatttcgactccataatcagcataacaatacatttgacagataaaaacaaataaataaaaactgattatgaaatcaggggagcaaacaaaaccttagataaggtttatgacgtacaaaatataagatggaaggttttgccgagaggaagtggtacgtgtttactcacctaaaattattaagttatttcacacacgctcacatgcacccaccagccacacacacacacacacaaccactgagaatttatttaagtaagaataagacgcgataaatttagggtatactatacagtaaacaaaaaaaataaataaataaatacaagaaaagaaaaaaaaaattttctgccacaccatattgatatttttgtaatgattgccattgccaaattgatcgatcttctaatcgttaattaagatataaaaggaagattctattgaaaacatattgccaagctgattatagttggagtcaaatgccaagttgcccaaccaaagttgccagaattgggtgcatgaagaggtgggcgagaccatttcattccccaaattagagcctattattgccaaattatagtccagattgtagtaagtaattaaagttaccggtaacactaaaattactataattaagtaaagtaggatgtggaaataaattggttacaaagggtgtaagtgaggtttttcattcttgggtattgatttcagacaaggatataggaataaggttgttatttcacaggatatcggagtctttttttgttttttttcttatgtgttttacttcatttaatcactttgaagtaacctgaaaaacaaaaaataaaactgcgagtagatgtttcaatgattgggtgaaggggaacgctctgaactatttattacaggtaaaaaataattgtttaattaaatgggatgtattgtcattgtatagcgatggatagatgatctatgatgacattctgcttgggacagagaaaaatttatcacaccatgcaaaaaacacacaaaattttactatctataccttggccaacaagtcaactcaaacaccatgccttaacataaaacgcatgcatacataaatgatataaaaaccacatccaattacaatgacccacagcaaattaaaatctgaaggggagaaaccaacatagctctactgctcgcctagttgcaataattagtaaccttgcaggaacaatattgtactatctacaacccttataccaccactcaaacataagaccaagcgtgtatgataaggacatcacagctagaaaaagataaaaacacgagcgtgaagtgatagaatgtgtgcagttatttaaagaaaatatcatccgGGTACGTTAgctacctatatatttaaaaaaatatatatatatactcaagcatgtcacaataccatttctttGGTGCTGAACTAGTTCTGGCCAAGTCGTGGCaagatataacaatattattatagctgttcaacattttcattaaaacaataatgtgcaagtgtggagtgtcccaagtttttgtcatcgaatacgacgaataccaccagtagtaattttttaatatttggaaactaaatgagacttgacttgtttttgaaaagattttttggactttaaggtcttcaaatttaagggaagagaattccaaagtttgggtccagtaaaagacaaggaatgctgactcacggatttactcatgaaaggtacgaataaatcagaactgcttcttcggttggaggtatttttgacaagtatgtcattaaagcaattgggcagcgcattattatggaagtcgtgagctagagataatatttcaaatttcatcatatcttcaaccttaagtatatttagtgatttgaagtaagattctacactttcacgttttcttttaccaaaaactattcttaaaaaattattacaaatactctgcagttttgagacaagggttttattaccatgaagccagactgaacaacaatatcgaatatggctaagtagtaatgattgaaacattgctagtagagctgattgatcaacacactgggatactttggcagaaactgctaggtttctttttgttttaccaataacatgcattatttgtgatttccatgacagattttcatcaaagataactcctagaaattttatttctttcactctttcaatttcattgccattgagcagtagtttttttgaacaactcacacttttatgcttgcttggatggaataatacaaatttagttttgttagcattcagagataatttattaactaacatccagctacaaatgttggttagttcttggtttgcaactgtgaatagatcttcaaggttttccccatgaagaatcaagttagtgtcatcagcaaacatgatcgactcagaggatttcagacacctggacatgtcattaatgtaagctagaaaaaataatgggccaagtaaagatccttgtggaactccgtgcttcatgacacaaatatttgtagagaatgagttgtcatattgcacaatttgctttctgtcttgaaggtagctcttgatccaattgaatggaacgcctctaattccatagtgatagagcttacttaagaggatggaatggtcaatggtgtcaaaagcttttgagatatcaagaaatattccaattgcatgttgtttgtaTTCAAACGcattggtcagtttgtgtaccaaaacattagcagccatagcagtggagtgatgcttgcggaaaccaaattgatgcgagtggaaaacattgttagtttcaaagtagtttgacattctactatacattattttttcaagaatcttagaaaatgatggtaaaagactaataggtctatagtttccaagatctgaaacactaccctttttaaagagaggaagaactttggatgtcttgaagctttcaatgaataatccactagatagtgaaagattaaatatatatgtcaggatatcaataatatgttctggaacatatttcaatattttaaatggaataccatcgattccaaaacttgacttgggcttcatatcgcgtataatattttttatttctaatgatgtagctggccttaagaacatggatgaggattcttgcttcccaagatatgaaatgtaatttttgtcacagccagctggttgtggcatacagtcaagcaggctttgtgccacttgggaaaagtgttcattgaatttatttgcagtttgtgtattactgcaatcaaatccaatcaaaggacaagaatttgttttatttttaccaataagttcattaattgttttccacactgccttgatgttgcctttgtgagaagcaaatttagatttgtaataatttgatttctttttgtggagcaatcgagtataaaggttcctgcattcattgaactgtaatttgtgcttgtcatttatgtttttattgtttattaatttcttataaagtttttgtttgactttgttgagtttccgtaactcagtatcataccaaggtttgtttgatctgtctgtctgttttttgtaaggaaaagattgagagtaagcagtggagaatttttcaaaaaaaatttcaaagcaa from the Styela clava chromosome 5, kaStyClav1.hap1.2, whole genome shotgun sequence genome contains:
- the LOC120344670 gene encoding glia maturation factor beta-like, with the translated sequence MASQGLQTENMCSIQEDVGKRLKDFKFSKSKNARAIILKVNMSEETVEIEDELDDITTEELMEELPERQPRYIIYSYVHETSDGRVMYPLYFIYFKPTGCKPEQVMRYAGCRDELYNLSGAGKMLSLDEKENLTDEWVRAQGGLK